In Paenacidovorax monticola, the genomic window CTCTCCCAGTCGCCATCTGCGGAGGCCGCCTTGGGAGCCGCGGCGATGCGCGGCGCCGGCGCACTGGCCGGGGGCGGCACCGGTGCGACTCCCGCCGGCTTGGCCGCCACGGCGGTCTTTTGCCGCTGTGCCGGAGCGGCCGCAGCCGGCTTTGGCGGCGCAGCCTTGCGTGCCAGGGGCGCCGGCGATGCAGCCACTCCCCCCGCCACCTTGAAAACCGAGACGGCCTGCGCCAGTTGCTCGGCCTGCTCGCGCAGGCTCTGCGCGGCGGCGGCGCTCTGCTCCACCAGGGCCGCGTTCTGCTGCGTCATCTGGTCCAGGTTGCCCACGGCCTGGTTGACCTGGGCCACGCCCGCGCTCTGCTCCGTGGATGCGGCCGTGATCTCGCCGATCATGTCCGTCACGCGCTGCACCGACTGCACCACCTCCTGCATGGTACTGCCCGCGCCCTGCACGAGGCGCGCGCCGCTCTCCACGCGCTCGACCGAGGCGCCGATGAGCTGCTTGATCTCCTTGGCCGCCTCGGCGCTGCGCTGCGCCAGGCTGCGCACTTCGCCCGCCACCACGGCGAAGCCCCGGCCCTGTTCGCCCGCGCGCGCCGCTTCCACCGCCGCGTTCAGCGCCAGGATGTTGGTCTGGAACGCAATGCCGTCGATCACGCCGATGATGTCGGAGATCTTCTGGCTGCTGTGGTGGATGTCCTCCATCGTCGACACCACCTGGGCCACCACCTCGCCGCCGCGCCGCGCCACGTCGGACGCGCCCGCCGCCAGGCTGCTGGCCTGCTGGGCGCTGCTGGCGCTCTGCTGCAGCGTGCTAGTGAACTGTTCCATGGCCGCAGCGGTTTCCTGCAGGTTGCTCGAGGTCTGTTCGGTGCGCGCCGACAGATCATGGTTGCCCGTGGCGATCTCTGCGCTGGCGATGGCGATGCTGTCCGTGCTCTGGCGCACCTGGTGCACCATGCGGCCCAGCGCTTCGCACATGGCGTAGAGCGAACGCAGCAGGTCGCCGAACTCGTCGGCGCGCGTGACGTTCTCGCGTGCGCTCAGATCGCCGCCTGCGATGCGCGAGGCCAGTTCATTGGCTTGGGCCAGGGGCCGCTCGATGCTGCCGATGAGGTAAAACGCGCCCACGACGATGCCCAGCAGCAGCGCTCCCACGGCTCCGGCAGCGACCTTCACGGTGAGCATGCGCGAGGCGGCCATGTCCTGCTGGCTGGCCTGGGCCATCTGCTGCTGCATCTGCACGAAATCGCGCAACGACTGCAGGTAGGCCGCCACGGCGGGGTTGTACGACTGCTTGACCAGGGCCACGGCCTCGTCCTGCCGGCCGTCGGCCTTGAGCTTGCGCGCCTGGGCGCGCAGGTCGATCATGGCCTTGCGCGCCGACGCGATCTTGGCCATCTGCGCCTTGTCCGCATCGGACAGGTCCATCGCCTCGATGGACTTCTGCACCTCGGTGATCTGCGCGGAGGTCGATGCGATCACGTCCTTGAACTCGGCCTCCACGGACGGATCGTTGCTGACGATGAGCGCCTGCGTGCGCGCGGCGTTGGTCTCGGTCAGCCCCGCCCAGCGGATGGCGGCTTCGACCCGCGCCGCCATCTCCTTGGCCAGCGCATCGGAACGCGCCTGCACCTGTGCCGAGCGGTAGCCCGAGAACCCGACCACCGCCACCAGCGCCACCACGATCAACACCACCGCCAGCCAAAGCTTGTGGGCCATGCGAAATTGCCGCATTTCCTGTCCTCCTCTCATCTCGCCTCAAGGGCTCCATGGTGCGCCTTTTTTGGCCCGCCGCTCATGCCGGCGCGGCCGGGATTTACCCTGCCCCGCCAGCGCTTGGCAGCGCTATTCCACGCGCGTCACGGCCTGGGGCTTGAAGCCCAGGTCGGCCGCCTTGCCCTTGCGAGCGCGCGCCGCGCGGGCGTTGTTGAGGCTGCGGATCTCCAGCGTCTCCTCGCGCTCCTTGCCGCCGCGCCCCAAGCCCGCAATGCGCACGCTGCGCGTGTAGGCAGCCGCGCCGGCCAACTGGTCCTTGGCCTCCAGGTCGATCAGCAGCAGGCCGCGGCCGCCGTTGGCCATGGTCTTGAGTTCGCTCAGTTCGAACGTGAGGATGCGCCCCCCCGCCGAGGCACAGGCCACGTGCGTGGCAGGCGCCAGCGGCTGGCTGCCGTTGGTGCCCGCTGCGCATGAGGGCGCGCACAGCGTCTCGCCCTCGCCCAGGCTCACGAAGGCCTTGCCGCCCTTCTGGCGCGACACCATGTTCTCGACCGCCGCGAGGAAGCCGTAGCCGCCCGAGCCCGCGAGCAGCAACTGGGCCTGCAGCGGACCCGCGAAGTAGTGCAGGATCTGCGTGCCGGCCTCGAGTTCGATCAGCGTGGTGACGGGCTGGCCGTCGCCGCGCCCCCCCGGCAACTGCGCCACGGGCACCGAGTACACGCGGCCGTTGCTGCCGAACACCAGCAGCTGGTCCACTGTGCGGCACTCGAAGGTGCCGTACAGGCCGTCGCCCGCCTTGAACGCGAAGCTGCCCGCTTCATGCCCGTGGCCCTGGCGCGCGCGCACCCAGCCCTTCTCGGACACGACCACGGTGACGGGCTCATCCACAACCTTCACCTCGGCCACGGCCTTCTTCTCGGCCTGGATGAGCGTGCGGCGCGCGTCGGCGAACTGCTTGGCGTCCGCCTCGATTTCCTTGACCATCAGGCGACGCAGCGAGGCGGGATTGGCCAGGACATCCTCGAGCTTGCCCTGCTCCTCGCGCAGTTCCTGGAGCTCCTGCTCGATCTTGATGGCTTCGAGCCGCGCGAGCTGGCGCAGGCGGATTTCGAGAATGTCCTCGGCCTGGCGCTCGGACAGGTTGAAGCGCGCGATCAGCGCGGCCTTGGGCTCCTCGGCCGCGCGGATGATGGCGATGACCTCGTCGATGTTGAGCA contains:
- a CDS encoding methyl-accepting chemotaxis protein produces the protein MRQFRMAHKLWLAVVLIVVALVAVVGFSGYRSAQVQARSDALAKEMAARVEAAIRWAGLTETNAARTQALIVSNDPSVEAEFKDVIASTSAQITEVQKSIEAMDLSDADKAQMAKIASARKAMIDLRAQARKLKADGRQDEAVALVKQSYNPAVAAYLQSLRDFVQMQQQMAQASQQDMAASRMLTVKVAAGAVGALLLGIVVGAFYLIGSIERPLAQANELASRIAGGDLSARENVTRADEFGDLLRSLYAMCEALGRMVHQVRQSTDSIAIASAEIATGNHDLSARTEQTSSNLQETAAAMEQFTSTLQQSASSAQQASSLAAGASDVARRGGEVVAQVVSTMEDIHHSSQKISDIIGVIDGIAFQTNILALNAAVEAARAGEQGRGFAVVAGEVRSLAQRSAEAAKEIKQLIGASVERVESGARLVQGAGSTMQEVVQSVQRVTDMIGEITAASTEQSAGVAQVNQAVGNLDQMTQQNAALVEQSAAAAQSLREQAEQLAQAVSVFKVAGGVAASPAPLARKAAPPKPAAAAPAQRQKTAVAAKPAGVAPVPPPASAPAPRIAAAPKAASADGDWESF